The genomic window CCAGAAGGTCATTTGAAACTTGTCAACACGTGTGTAACACAAGTCAAACCAAGCTCTTACTGGCAACCCAAGAAAAAACCACAACACCACCCAGCATACATACAACACAACCAAAAGTGTTAGTCATCACATCACCACCATGTAGCGTAACCAAAATAAACTACACATGTCAGGCATAATATCAAATCAATacaacacaatcaaacacacttTTCCAGGGATGATCCACTCCCCAACTCTTTCCCTTTGCACGGTATGCAAATAGTCTTCAATAAACGTCTGAAGAATACTAATCACTGTAGTCCTTCTTGTGACGTCACAACAAATGTTAATCCCTGTAGTCCTTTCTCCACGGACTATCAGACTAAAAATAAATGTTAAAACACAAAGCCGCCTCCGTGAATGTCACGCCCGGACTCCCTCCAACTCTCACACGTCTGTATCCTTCTCCACACCAGTCCACGTCCGGACTGCATGCCTCCAATCCTCTCCCTGTGCGACTGGGTCCCCCTAACCTAATCCTAGCCCTAACAGTAACACCCCCAACCCACCCTTGCTCgcagcgccaaatgtaaccgagtgctaAATGTAACTTACCCTGATCACGGggtcaaatgtaaccgagtgccctTTTCTCTCCAAActcaggcaaacaaacaaactgacacaaGTTAAATTACCAGGTTCTTTATTTCCATACGATGATGAGGGGAAAATGTGGGAAAGCGGGGGTTTACCTTCAATACAAAACTTCCAATATATTAATCTCTAAAACTAGAACAACCCAAACAACACTCTAAATCCTTTACTCTAAAgctatgctctagattcccactctaaaACTATGCTTTAAAACAACACTTTAAATCCTCCCTCCAAACTACACTCCaaaactctactctaaatcctcactctcaacgttagtaaaaaaaaatcaaaagacaCGATAaaactctaatctaaaacaaacgaagtctttcttcttcttcttggcgttcgcagaggttacacaatcagtccagcactggtgataaatgttgtcgttttctccaattcctgtcgactgccgtatagtttggtctgcaagggagtaaaaaacaagtcgcgtaaggcgaaaatacaacatttagtcaagtagctgtcgaactcacagaatgaaactgaacgcaatgccatttttcagcaagaccgtatactcgtagcatcgtcagtccaccgctcgtggcaaaggcagtgaaattgacaagaagagcggggtagtagttgcgctgagaaggatagcacgcttttctgtacctctcttcgttttaactttctgagcgtgtttttaatccaaacatatcatatctatatgtttttggaatcaggaactaacaaggaataagattaaaatggtttttaaattgtttgcgaaaaagtaattttgatcataaatcttatatttttaattttcagagcttgtttttaatccaaatataacatatttatatgtttttggaatcagaaaatgatgaagaataagatgaacgtaaatttggatcgttttataaaaaaaaaatgtttttacaattttcagatttttaatgaccaaagtcattaattaatttttaagccaccaagctgaaatgcaataccgaagtccggcctttgtcgaagattgcttggccaaaatttcaatcaatttgattgaaaaatgagggtgtgacagtgccgcctcaacttttacaaaaagccggatatgacgtcatcaaagacatttatcgaaaaaaaaaaaaaaacttccggggatatcattccccggaactctcatgtcaaatttcataaagatcggtccagtagtttggtctgaatcgctctacattcacacacgcacagacagagagagacacacacacacacacacacacacacacacacacacacacacacacacacacacacacacacacacacacacacacacacacacacacatacaccacgaccctcgtctcgattccccctctatgttaaaacatttagtcaaaacttgactaaatgtaaaaagaacctAAAAACAATTCCCCAAAAAACCCAATCCAACAAAACCTAATTAAAACCTCGTCTCCTAAACCCCTCTAGCGAAATCTAActgaacccctctaacgaaacctagctgaacccctctaacgaaacctaactgaacccctctaacgaaacctaaCTAAACCCCTCTAACAAAACCTAACTGAACCTCTCTAACGAAACCCCGTGTACTAAAATCCAACTGAAATCTAActgaacccctctaacgaagcctaactgaacccctctaacgaaacctaaCTGAACCCATCTAACgaaaccccgtcgcacattcCGCCATTCTGTAAATCACTGAATGCACGTCATAagcatacataaacaactcaacaatttcaaccacCACAAACTAAATCCCTTAAACACATCATGCCttccaaataacatgcctacaatacagTTCTCTTAAACACTTAAACGGTTTTctaaaatatttaaaaaaaaattgttcccGAACATTCAAcccacaaaacaatctacttgaagATTCAAATCCTCCCAAAGCAGGTCACAACCCGCATACTTTGACGCTGTTTTACCAATTATATAAAAAGAATAACATATAAACAACATACCCGTCTCAGAAAAGTCACATTACTATTCCCTTTCTGCTCGTAGCAGACCTTCCACGCGACCGCTCACTGAATACGTCTGCTCTGTTCAAAACACCAGCGAAAGGTAAATGCCCCAACTCACAACATACCGCGTGCCTACGTCACAAGGTTAAAACAAATTCAACTGAGAGGGGTGTCGGGTACCGAAAAACGATCATTTTACTTATGCAAATTTAAGGATCGGCTCTTCCGTCAGACCATTTCAATACAGACAAcacacagtctcggaaaccttagtggATCCCCGACAGTACAGGattgaatcctcgatagcacagaggtaccacgaCTTCACGAGTTCAAACGGATGCgcaaaagtacatgtatgtgtaccgtaactgtcgttcaGTCACAAGCCCacatctgtttgtgttgtctcTTTCTAGATTTGGCAGACGGAGCCAATTGTTATTACAGGACGACACACTATGGCTACCCCTACCGTTCTCTGAATAAATATATGTGTGTATTGTCTCTGTGTAGATGTGGTTGATGGCGCTACATGCCAGAATAACTACTATAGTAACTACGGCGTCTACAAATACTGTCACTATGGCTGCTGCAGTTCTTATTCTGGATGCTGCAGCTCCAGCACCTACAGCACCTCCAGCACCTACAGCAGCACCTCTAATTTTGGGTGAGACTACTTGCACTTAAGTGTGGTtgcttggttgcttggttgcttggttgcttggttgcttggttgcttggttgcttggttgcttggttgcttggttgcttggtggcttggtggcttggtggcttggttgcttggttgcttggttgcttggttgcttggttggtgtgtgtttgacttCCTGTTTGTTAGTTTcactatttctctgtctctccgtttcTAGACTTCTCTGTTTGTCTATTcacctgcctctctgtctctttgttcctgtatctctgtctctctatacatctccctgtctctcgttattcctgtatctctgtctctctatacatctccCTGTCTCTCGTTATTCCTgcatctctatctctatctctatctccctgtctctctttgttcctgcctctgtctctctatatatctccctgtctctctttgttcctgtctctctgtctctctatatatctcccTGTCTCTCGTTATTCCtgtatctctatctctatctctatctccctgtctctctttgttcctgcctctgtctctctatgttcctgtctctctgtcgcaTTATatatctctttgtctctctttgttcCTGCCTCTctatccctgtctctctgtctctctatatacctctctgtctctctatttgtctgtgTAATGCAATCATCTTTTATTCTCCTCTGTGTATGTTCTTCTAGGTACATTTATAAATTCTAGACCGGTCAACCTTGTTGAGCAGGCCGTAGATGCTGAGTCTCATTATTTCCATGTGGGAGACTTCCTCTGTTCCTATGTATGAATACACGTCGGGAGAGATCGATATATCATTTCAACTCAGTAGTAAAACACAAGAGGAAGGAAGCCTGTTATGTTGTTGGTATAACATCTgttgaaaacaagaaattccttcgaggtaggaaaaacacccccgttgatcaaagggaaataaccattctcactgcacccattctcactgccaccatctgagaaggttatttccctttgaccatgaatatgtttctctataagtccttgtagaatcttaatccaccaataactccctaaccgtgtgtttgactggtcccaatttttgtacggaccgtctcaggaatgtatagaacctgttcaccaagtttggtgacgatcggtccgttcattcttgagatctatatgcgaacacaaacacacaaacacacaaacacatcgagcgaaacctatacacacccctataccgggggtgtaaaaagaactcgacctaaaaaaaaagattgtgtgtgtgtgtatttgtatatttgtttgtttgtgcgtttgtttgtgtgagtgcttctttgtttgtttgtttgtttgtgtatgtgtttgtttgtgtatttgtttgtttgtttacttgttcgttcattcgttcgttcgttcgttcgttcgttctttcgttggtttgtgtgtttgcttgtttatttgtttgttagtttgcttattggtgtatttgtttgcttgtcggtgtgtttgtttttggtttgcttGTTGGTTCGTTCggttgttcgttcgttcggtcggtcgttcgttcgttcgttcattcgttcgttcgttcgttctttcgttcgttcgttcgttcgttcgtgcatgtgttcgttcgttcgttcgttcgttcgtttgtttgtttgtttgttgtgtgtttgtttatttgtttgattttggtgtgtttgtttgttggttggtttgttggtgtCAGTTTTGTATTCATCTATTTTTCGTTCATATTTCGTCCTAAATTTGTgcaatttttaattttattttcagGACGTCTGTTGCTGTCATCGTCGGCTGTGTGATCGGGGCGATCGCTCTCATCGCTTTCATCATCACCGCCATCTGTTGTTGCATCAGGAGGAGAGGTCGTCCCGGGCAGGTGATCGTGACAGGCCAGCCTGGCTTCAACCCTGCCGCGCCTGGCGTCACTGTTACTCAACAATGTGAGGATGTTGTTGACCCtatgattttattttattgtattttattgtattgtgtttaattatttttttttattattattttttttaaaatttcatttcatttaaatCTATGtatttttgtaattgttttccTGTCaatattgattgactgattgattgattgactgattgattgattgactgattgattgattgattgattgattgattgattgaatgaatgtatgattgattgattgattgattgagtaatTTGTTTGAATTGTTTGCCAAGCATACTATTCTGATGTAGTGGTGATTGTGTTGACCCTATATATCGAAATTCTAAAGAATGTTCAGGGCCTTCTTTTCTGTAACTGGACTTTCCAGAAACGTGGCAttactttgtttctttttttgtttgtttgctttggttagttttgctttgttttttcattacttGTTTTATCTGTGTCTGTTGGCTGGTTGATTGCTTGACTGCTTGGTTGTTCgatttgttgctgtttctgtgagaTGGTAGTGTCACATTCACGCACATCCGCATTGTTGTGGTCGGGTAATCAAATAGATGCATTAACCTTTATCTTTATTTTATTCCACCTGAGAATAACCAGTGTATATAATTCATTAACAAGCATTCATCTCTGTGTCGCAGCCAACACCCACACATCTGCTCCAGCTTCCACCCAGCCTCAGTACAACTACGGCATGCAGCCAATGGGAGGGACACCAGGGAACGCAGACTTCAAACCCTACGCACAACCGCCACCAGCCTACCTCGGGTATTCCAACGCCGCCTATTCAACGTCTGACAACCCCGGCACCACCCCGACTTACCCCCCTTCAAGCGGCGGGGAAAGCAACCCTGCTGGTAAGAACGACCATTCGGGATACGCCAGTCTCACCACGCTAAGTGGAAACAACGAATACACAAGTCTGTCCCAGCCTGATTCGGCCAATCCCGGCAATAGCCAGACTGGGGGCACTCCCGGTCTGGCTAACGCTGGCTATAGCCAGCCTCCAGCTCCAGGGTTTAACCTTTAGTATGGGGATCTGCGGAGGGAAAACGAGCACATAAAAGCAAGGTTAAAGGCACTCTTCTTTCATTGTTAACAGGTCGACTCACAGTCTCAAATCGGGGCAGGTATTTACACGGGAAAGGACCAttcccctccacttggtcacataccaacagttAACAGCATCGATGCTTGTCGTACACAGTGATATTTTTGTGACAGTTACTTTTGCAAAAAAGAAAGCaatccacaacaacaacaacaacaacaacaacaacaacaacaacaacaacaacaacaacaattcaccacaacaagcagtcagggtgttgctttgtggtatgtgaccaggtggaggggtggtcttatcccaggtcAAAGTCAGGCCAGAGTAGAGCTGGTGAGCAGAACGAATGTCgagggaaggactgtgcctttaaataagtCGTATGTACAGATCCATAGCTGTCAACTTCACTGTAGACGTTACAATCCCCAACCAAAAGTAAATGTCATTATGATTCAACGATaagtaattctttttttttttctcacttcctGTCGCTATGCCAACATACCAATGTTGTGGATATGACTAAGTCTACAGTTCGCCTCTAGGACTCCGCTTGACCCTATAGTTTATCTTTCAGGTCCCCCATCTCCAGTTATAAGTTGGCTTACACCACTCTTTTGGCGAAGACTCTTAATCTGTATAGTATGTTGTTACGCTGTGAACACTTACAGGCAACTTCCCTCTGTAGTATACATAATCAGATAATTGGCACATCAGAATGTGCGATGACCCTCTCGATTTGAATGTTGGATCTCCTGAATATCCCCAATTGTTTTTTGCTTTGACTATCGGCGCATATGTATATTTTTCTGTACTTCCAATATTCGCCACATCGGCTGCCAAGACCCACCATTTTgactaaatccaaaaacaaagagactgtcagcgttccaaaattcagaatcaacaatcaagaaaggtaggttgttggaacgtttgttattgacaaaacaatacaatacattcacaaaatgTTGCACGATATTACAAAATGAATTTTGGGAATTCACAGATGTgtgtatctgtgaatgtattgttttgtcaataacaaacgttccaacaacctacctttgttttttttattccacCATTTTGAAGTAAaatagtgcgtgtgtgtgtgtgtgtgtgtgtgtgtgtgtgtgtatgtgtgtgtgtgtgtttgtctgtgtgcatgagtgagtgtgtgcattGATAACAAATTGTCCTGTTTCATATACTTGTCTTCATCTAATGTGATTTGGTCTTATCTAATCAGATCATTCTCGCTGTTTCCACGaaattcaatcaatttaaaTACATGAAATAAAGCAAATCGAACAAAAACATATTGTGAATGCACAGATgcattgtgtgcgtgtgatgttttgttttgaatgttgctgttggttgttgttgtttacttctATCTAACTTTGACTGTTCTTCTTCTccgttcaacccccccccccccccccatgtttaATCTTGGTTTGCATTGGAATACTGCACCATCCGTTTAATCTTCACATGTACAGTAGctggcaaaagaaacgcaatttattcgcgcccactgttgcaagtgatttttcgtcattttcaaattgtcgtacaCTATTAACCAGATAAGCTACAACAAAAAGGAAGACATATTCGTGAAGGATATTGTACTGACTGTACGATTATTGCATATTATCATCGTAATGTTGTTACCTTttcataaactgtgttatacagggtaggggtcaagcgagtcgtgattgcaggcgacTCGCGACACGTTACACAAATTCGTAAACATGCACACTATTcatagtccaggcatcttagccactttagtgaagggaacgttgaagtgacaatgactaggtttaaaatgtcccttatcagaaagttcaacctcagtcctttgatgtttattaaacacattttcatataaagttggcgcttcatatggaaaagtggctttgaaattgaccctaatccttctttgggctctgtaaatgtcgtttggggctatggttgtaaaacggtatctactggtcaccccaatgtataaactgaaaactctttctgcaccagaacacgcagaaaggattgtatctgcctgatgtctgatgcttttcaaaatccccaaccactaacaccttcaaaacggacattaactgacactgttgtttttccctatataatccttactatttttccgagacgtcgtcctgttgtgtatttagcttgccacaacctcatacatggtccttaaagttaaagttgaagaaaatactaaagataaatgaacaagctgacgcagtgtcattcgcaccgtgaatccccccatgggaacatactaaagtctggttccaaataggctcaatttccttctatttctttgtatttctgcctcgtaggggtaggggtgttcaaaccaaaggcacctttaaaccaaaattcaaatcacacatcttacaatactaagacactcagcagtgaaagggtgtctgctggtaaaaaattccaaacaatcctaaaagtacttcactactaaacgtgcttttaaaaagagccgttatttttccctctataatcagtattgtgttttctgcgaacatgtagtctatttagatggttgtcatgtgcacatgagttgctaaagcgttttcagttgggcatatgtcgaaaagcaaagaattagccctttgaaaaccatcagaactgtcacacaaaaataacatttacctatctcaccaactgaccaaacatagggcttttccttatgtattatgtattgtcgtgttttttgtagcatacttgtgaaaacagccaccactgttgtaaatgatactttaaagagcattatttcatttttacagttgaaggacaacctggactgccgtatattacagctgttttacaatcagccaacattttcttaacaaacgtatgttaagaacaactcccattgtgaaattgaaggaaaacaaagtgaaaatccccctgccatagaggagctaaagaatcaacaataaacgactgcatggatagcttgatgcacgaatgcattgcggacatgtttgtctccaaccaagagaaagttccaaaaaatcccttttgtgcttcttattatacagcgacgtcaaagacagccttttctgctgttcatacattcaggggttatggttacactaaacgacgtagttgtagccatactgccatccagatttattttttccttgcgagcagtcacagggtgtttgtgctgtctgccaaccgttagatgaccccgcccaagtctgttaagggaccgtttgaccgttatagaacgcgtctttttgattttttggcacagttggaaacggttgatttttatccctaccattgtttccaaacattatataggaatgttttgtgaacaacggataatagccgctactcgcatgtgtagcaaaagtgagcgtacatactcaccctggtcgtccagccgttgtccgttgcccgtctttatctgtctgtactgaacattacctttggatttttctcgaacgctatgaagtgaagaaacaccaaatgttgcaaaatgttgtatgaccccaagagctcaaaaaagatacttgagaaccttgaccttaccttaaggtcaaggtcacagggagaatgaatgtggtctaaaaactgcaaaatttcacattgtgccagttttctggaaaacaaattaaaaacagcgggcttagttttgtatggtatacaagaaaaagaaagccttatcttctgataccattttggttgacctcgcttcaatgtcaaggtcagaggagcccttcaaagttgaattgtagacatattttgatgtgagcttgcccctttaactttactatggacgatatctcttacaaacttaaacactgagtggggcgtttgttagaatttcatagtgagccacgtCTGGTCACATAttgttagggtcaaggtcacattgacccctatgaaaaatgtgaccaagccgggtaaagaaatccatgtgtcttggtaaaaaatcttaacaaagcaaagcccatgcgactctcatgcttgacctttgtcttaaagtgaccttgaccttcaggtgaccttgaaggtgaaggtctaacaactgaagcttgcaaggacattgtacactattagaactggtttacagatttttcctaccaaatcacacatgacctttggccaaggtcaagatcatcaaaggtcacacatcacaaggctatcaattcaagacataggaagcataaacatacttattggcactttctacaaagagacattgtcacttttagtgattcaattgcccgtttcagtcacatttcataaggggcaaagtgaccttgaccttgatgatatgtgactaaatgtggctcaatatcagtatataacatgtgccccacacaattatgaagtttgaaagatttttttcatagttcagggtcaaggtcacttcaaaacatgtatacaattcaactttaaaggactcctgtgaccttgacattgaagcgaggtcaaccaaaatggtatcagaagataaggctttctttttcttgtataccatacaaaactaagcccgctgtttttaatttgttttccagaaaactggcacaatgtgaaattttgcagtttttagaccacattcattctccctgtgaccttgaccttaaggtaaggtcaaggttctcaagtatcttttttgagctcttggggtcatacaacattttgcaacatttggtgtttcttcacttcatagcgttcgagaaaaatcaaaaggtaatgatttgtacagacagatgaagacgggcaacggacaacggctgtacgaccagggtgagtatgtacgctcacttttgctacacatgcgagtagcggctattatccgttgttcacaaaacattcctatataatgtttggaaacaatggtagggataacaatcaaccgtttccaaatgtgctaaaaaatcaaaaagacgcgttctataacggtcaaacggtcccttaacagacttgggcggggtcgtctgacggttggcagacagcacaaacaccctgtgactgctcgcaaggaaaaaataaatctggatggcagtatggctacaactacgtcgtttagtgtaaccataacccctgaatgtatgaacagcagaaaaggctgtctttgacgtcactgtataataagaagcacaaaagggattttttggaactttctcttggttggagacaaacatgtccgcaatgcattcgtgcatcaagctatccatgcagtcgtttattgttgattctttagctcctctatggcaggggggttttcactttgt from Littorina saxatilis isolate snail1 linkage group LG4, US_GU_Lsax_2.0, whole genome shotgun sequence includes these protein-coding regions:
- the LOC138963791 gene encoding uncharacterized protein, producing the protein MAVDSLLLSFFGVVLLSLTDVVDGATCQNNYYSNYGVYKYCHYGCCSSYSGCCSSSTYSTSSTYSSTSNFGTSVAVIVGCVIGAIALIAFIITAICCCIRRRGRPGQVIVTGQPGFNPAAPGVTVTQQSNTHTSAPASTQPQYNYGMQPMGGTPGNADFKPYAQPPPAYLGYSNAAYSTSDNPGTTPTYPPSSGGESNPAGKNDHSGYASLTTLSGNNEYTSLSQPDSANPGNSQTGGTPGLANAGYSQPPAPGFNL